The following proteins come from a genomic window of Phacochoerus africanus isolate WHEZ1 chromosome 9, ROS_Pafr_v1, whole genome shotgun sequence:
- the C9H15orf39 gene encoding uncharacterized protein C15orf39 homolog isoform X1 has translation MAEKRPLGTLGPVMYGKLPRLEADSGPGHSLPPSSGNQDPCSYKGAYFSCPMGGPPKAGSERLASWTPYPPLYPTSVAGPPLRPDNLLTSCLLYRPPTESSEKVQDSGPVELLPFSPQAHSYPGPPLAAPKPVYRNPLCYGLSTCLGEGAAKRPLDVDWTLVTGSLLPPADPSCSLPPAPGKGPSLDGTFLRGVSAGASGKDSTVSFSPCQAFLEKYRTIHSTGFLASKYAGPYSGDPKQALSEGPSSPWTQLAQPLGPACQDAVPTHYPLPHPTQALPCPTACHHPEKQGGYGSVLALQPLGAPKMAGYPAGGLSSPYLRQQAAQAPYMPPVGLDTYSYPSAPLPAPSPGLKLEPPLAPRCPLDFAPQPLGFPYPRDDLALYGVSPRLGGTPPSQSSVQPVPQPGAFQRACQPLPASQPCSEPARPAEKPGQEADEKMWLPSCRKEPVQPQIDEHPGAPIVIGDSPVPRTPPALPPCAQERPSLPPNEGTLPPSSPPMPIIDNVFSLAPYRDYLDAQAPEATAEPDPAPAPSESQDRDCRGSLPAQEAPSRVHSSLKEEVALDLSVKKAAAEALPIKVPCPAGHVKPTAAVDVPGVGNTVSDVPNVGDTVSDLQSLKKMVTEVPEVPQVPVATEATPRTNFHSSVAFMFRKFKILRPAPLPAAMVPAVVPAVPTSAPTPAQPAPPHTPVPAGLKILSQPLPMACFNLALPSPPAVAVASPASAPAPAPSPAPAPALTPASVPAPAPVTGPDPASPTTADAQEQQFAGLHASLCDAISGSVAHSPPEKLREWLETSGPAGQAAWQDCQGVQGLLGKLLSQLQSFVCTQQCPFPHVVRAGAIFVPIHLVKERLFPRLPPASVDHVLQEHRVELRPTTLSEERALRERALRGCTSRMLKLLALRQLPDIYPDLLGLQWRDCVRRQLGDFDTEARSVPSEPTRAREEPESLALAWKSPAPKAKKPGRKPPTPGPEKAEAAAGGWSQGTSPTPAASTSPPGPSMRARFRSLLESAWLNGLALPTWGHKPSGPDRTVPRPQLLGGQSHHL, from the exons ATGGCGGAGAAGCGGCCACTGGGGACCCTGGGGCCTGTGATGTATGGCAAGCTGCCCCGCCTAGAGGCAGACTCTGGGCCCGGGCACAGCCTGCCCCCCTCTTCTGGTAACCAGGACCCCTGCAGCTACAAGGGTGCCTACTTCTCCTGCCCCATGGGGGGTCCACCCAAGGCAGGGTCTGAGCGGTTGGCATCCTGGACCCCGTACCCACCCTTGTACCCTACCAGCGTGGCAGGACCCCCACTTCGGCCAGACAACCTGCTGACCAGCTGCCTGCTCTACCGCCCACCCACAGAAAGCTCCGAGAAAGTACAGGATTCTGGCCCCGTGGAGCTCCTGCCCTTCAGTCCGCAGGCTCATTCCTACCCAGGCCCACCATTGGCGGCACCCAAGCCTGTCTACCGCAACCCTCTGTGTTATGGGCTCTCCACgtgcttgggggagggggcagcgaAGAGACCACTGGATGTGGATTGGACACTGGTGACTGGATCCCTATTACCCCCAGCTGACCCATCTTGTTCtctgcccccagctcctggcaagggCCCGTCCCTCGATGGCACCTTCTTGCGTGGGGTGTCTGCTGGGGCATCTGGCAAAGACTCCACAGTGAGCTTCTCCCCATGCCAGGCATTCTTGGAGAAGTATCGCACCATCCACAGCACGGGCTTCCTGGCCTCCAAGTATGCAGGCCCTTACTCTGGGGACCCCAAGCAGGCATTGTCCGAGGGACCTTCCAGTCCTTGGACCCAGCTGGCTCAACCCCTGGGACCAGCCTGCCAGGATGCAGTGCCTACCCACTATCCACTGCCCCACCCCACACAGGCCCTGCCTTGCCCAACAGCCTGTCACCACCCAGAGAAGCAGGGCGGCTATGGCTCGGTGCTTGCACTACAGCCGCTGGGAGCCCCCAAGATGGCCGGGTACCCGGCTGGTGGGCTAAGCAGCCCCTACCTGAGGCAGCAGGCAGCTCAGGCACCCTATATGCCCCCAGTGGGGTTGGATACTTATTCCTACCCAtctgcccccctcccagccccctctccagGCCTCAAGCTGGAGCCACCTCTTGCCCCACGCTGCCCACTGGACTTTGCTCCCCAACCGCTGGGCTTTCCTTATCCCCGGGATGATCTTGCTCTCTATGGAGTATCCCCAAGGCTTGGAGGGACACCGCCTTCCCAAAGCAGtgtgcagcctgtgccacagcctggTGCCTTCCAGCGGGCCTGCCAGCCTCTACCTGCCAGCCAGCCATGCTCAGAGCCTGCGAGGCCTGCAGAGAAGCCGGGGCAGGAGGCCGATGAGAAAATGTGGCTGCCCAGCTGCAGGAAAGAGCCAGTCCAGCCCCAGATCGACGAGCACCCTGGGGCACCCATCGTCATTGGAGACAGTCCAGTTCCCCGCACCCCACCGGCACTCCCACCCTGTGCCCAAGAGCGCCCATCTCTTCCGCCAAACGAGGGCACGCTGCCACCCAGCTCTCCACCCATGCCCATCATCGACAATGTCTTCAGCCTGGCCCCCTACCGTGACTATCTGGATGCACAGGCACCCGAGGCCACAGCTGAGCCTGACCCTGCTCCAGCCCCTAGTGAGAGCCAGGACAGAGACTGCAGGGGGTCCCTGCCTGCCCAGGAAGCCCCCTCGAGGGTGCACTCCTCACTTAAGGAGGAGGTGGCACTGGACTTGAGTGTGAAGAAGGCTGCGGCAGAGGCTCTGCCTATCAAGGTCCCTTGTCCCGCAGGGCATGTCAAGCCCACCGCAGCCGTGGATGTGCCGGGCGTGGGAAACACAGTGTCAGATGTGCCCAATGTGGGGGACACGGTCTCAGATCTGCAGAGCCTGAAAAAGATGGTCACAGAGGTCCCTGAGGTGCCCCAGGTACCAGTGGCCACAGAGGCCACACCAAGGACCAACTTCCACAGCTCCGTGGCCTTCATGTTCCGAAAATTCAAGATCCTCCGTCCAGCACCCTTGCCTGCAGCCATGGTCCCAGCTGTGGTCCCAGCCGTGCCCACCTCAGCCCCTACCCCTGCCCAGCCTGCACCCCCTCACACACCCGTGCCTGCTGGACTGAAGATTCTTAGCCAGCCCTTGCCCATGGCCTGCTTCAACCTGGCACTGCCCAGCCCTCCAGCTGTAGCCGTGGCCTCCCCTGCCTCAGCCCCTGCTCCGGCTCCGTCCCCTGCACCAGCACCGGCTCTGACTCCAGCTTCTGTTCCTGCTCCTGCTCCAGTTACAGGCCCTGATCCCGCTTCTCCGACCACAGCAGACGCCCAGGAGCAACAGTTTGCTGGACTGCATGCGTCCCTGTGTGACGCCATCTCTGGCTCCGTGGCCCACTCCCCACCGGAGAAGCTGCGCGAGTGGCTTGAGACGTCTGGGCCTGCAGGCCAGGCGGCGTGGCAGGACTGCCAGGGTGTGCAGGGGCTGCTGGGCAAGCTGCTGTCCCAGCTGCAGAGCTTCGTGTGCACGCAGCAGTGCCCTTTCCCCCACGTGGTGCGGGCCGGGGCCATCTTTGTGCCCATCCATCTGGTGAAGGAGCGGCTCTTCCCGCGGCTGCCGCCCGCTTCTGTGgaccatgtgctgcaggagcatcGCGTGGAGCTGCGGCCCACCACGCTGTCGGAGGAGCGCGCCCTGCGGGAGCGTGCCCTGCGTGGCTGCACCTCGCGCATGCTGAAGCTGCTGGCACTGCGCCAGCTGCCTGACATCTACCCCGACCTGCTGGGCTTGCAGTGGCGGGACTGTGTACGCCGCCAGCTGG GTGACTTTGACACCGAGGCCAGATCTGTGCCCTCAGAGCCCACCAGAGCCAGAGAGGAGCCGGAGAGCCTTGCCCTGGCTTGGAAGTCGCCTGCCCCCAAGGCCAAAAAGCCGGGGAGGAAGCCaccaacccctggcccagagaaAGCAGAGGCAGCTGCTGGGGGATGGTCTCAGGGCACCTCACCCACCCCTGCTGCCAGCACCAGCCCACCTGGCCCGAGCATGCGGGCACGCTTCCGCAGCCTGCTGGAATCTGCCTGGCTCAACGGCCTGGCACTGCCCACTTGGGGCCACAAGCCCTCGGGACCAGACCGGACTGTGCCACGCCCGCAGCTACTGGGCGGCCAGAGCCACCATCTGTAG
- the C9H15orf39 gene encoding uncharacterized protein C15orf39 homolog isoform X2 has translation MAEKRPLGTLGPVMYGKLPRLEADSGPGHSLPPSSGNQDPCSYKGAYFSCPMGGPPKAGSERLASWTPYPPLYPTSVAGPPLRPDNLLTSCLLYRPPTESSEKVQDSGPVELLPFSPQAHSYPGPPLAAPKPVYRNPLCYGLSTCLGEGAAKRPLDVDWTLVTGSLLPPADPSCSLPPAPGKGPSLDGTFLRGVSAGASGKDSTVSFSPCQAFLEKYRTIHSTGFLASKYAGPYSGDPKQALSEGPSSPWTQLAQPLGPACQDAVPTHYPLPHPTQALPCPTACHHPEKQGGYGSVLALQPLGAPKMAGYPAGGLSSPYLRQQAAQAPYMPPVGLDTYSYPSAPLPAPSPGLKLEPPLAPRCPLDFAPQPLGFPYPRDDLALYGVSPRLGGTPPSQSSVQPVPQPGAFQRACQPLPASQPCSEPARPAEKPGQEADEKMWLPSCRKEPVQPQIDEHPGAPIVIGDSPVPRTPPALPPCAQERPSLPPNEGTLPPSSPPMPIIDNVFSLAPYRDYLDAQAPEATAEPDPAPAPSESQDRDCRGSLPAQEAPSRVHSSLKEEVALDLSVKKAAAEALPIKVPCPAGHVKPTAAVDVPGVGNTVSDVPNVGDTVSDLQSLKKMVTEVPEVPQVPVATEATPRTNFHSSVAFMFRKFKILRPAPLPAAMVPAVVPAVPTSAPTPAQPAPPHTPVPAGLKILSQPLPMACFNLALPSPPAVAVASPASAPAPAPSPAPAPALTPASVPAPAPVTGPDPASPTTADAQEQQFAGLHASLCDAISGSVAHSPPEKLREWLETSGPAGQAAWQDCQGVQGLLGKLLSQLQSFVCTQQCPFPHVVRAGAIFVPIHLVKERLFPRLPPASVDHVLQEHRVELRPTTLSEERALRERALRGCTSRMLKLLALRQLPDIYPDLLGLQWRDCVRRQLGEHGAAPVATGAV, from the coding sequence ATGGCGGAGAAGCGGCCACTGGGGACCCTGGGGCCTGTGATGTATGGCAAGCTGCCCCGCCTAGAGGCAGACTCTGGGCCCGGGCACAGCCTGCCCCCCTCTTCTGGTAACCAGGACCCCTGCAGCTACAAGGGTGCCTACTTCTCCTGCCCCATGGGGGGTCCACCCAAGGCAGGGTCTGAGCGGTTGGCATCCTGGACCCCGTACCCACCCTTGTACCCTACCAGCGTGGCAGGACCCCCACTTCGGCCAGACAACCTGCTGACCAGCTGCCTGCTCTACCGCCCACCCACAGAAAGCTCCGAGAAAGTACAGGATTCTGGCCCCGTGGAGCTCCTGCCCTTCAGTCCGCAGGCTCATTCCTACCCAGGCCCACCATTGGCGGCACCCAAGCCTGTCTACCGCAACCCTCTGTGTTATGGGCTCTCCACgtgcttgggggagggggcagcgaAGAGACCACTGGATGTGGATTGGACACTGGTGACTGGATCCCTATTACCCCCAGCTGACCCATCTTGTTCtctgcccccagctcctggcaagggCCCGTCCCTCGATGGCACCTTCTTGCGTGGGGTGTCTGCTGGGGCATCTGGCAAAGACTCCACAGTGAGCTTCTCCCCATGCCAGGCATTCTTGGAGAAGTATCGCACCATCCACAGCACGGGCTTCCTGGCCTCCAAGTATGCAGGCCCTTACTCTGGGGACCCCAAGCAGGCATTGTCCGAGGGACCTTCCAGTCCTTGGACCCAGCTGGCTCAACCCCTGGGACCAGCCTGCCAGGATGCAGTGCCTACCCACTATCCACTGCCCCACCCCACACAGGCCCTGCCTTGCCCAACAGCCTGTCACCACCCAGAGAAGCAGGGCGGCTATGGCTCGGTGCTTGCACTACAGCCGCTGGGAGCCCCCAAGATGGCCGGGTACCCGGCTGGTGGGCTAAGCAGCCCCTACCTGAGGCAGCAGGCAGCTCAGGCACCCTATATGCCCCCAGTGGGGTTGGATACTTATTCCTACCCAtctgcccccctcccagccccctctccagGCCTCAAGCTGGAGCCACCTCTTGCCCCACGCTGCCCACTGGACTTTGCTCCCCAACCGCTGGGCTTTCCTTATCCCCGGGATGATCTTGCTCTCTATGGAGTATCCCCAAGGCTTGGAGGGACACCGCCTTCCCAAAGCAGtgtgcagcctgtgccacagcctggTGCCTTCCAGCGGGCCTGCCAGCCTCTACCTGCCAGCCAGCCATGCTCAGAGCCTGCGAGGCCTGCAGAGAAGCCGGGGCAGGAGGCCGATGAGAAAATGTGGCTGCCCAGCTGCAGGAAAGAGCCAGTCCAGCCCCAGATCGACGAGCACCCTGGGGCACCCATCGTCATTGGAGACAGTCCAGTTCCCCGCACCCCACCGGCACTCCCACCCTGTGCCCAAGAGCGCCCATCTCTTCCGCCAAACGAGGGCACGCTGCCACCCAGCTCTCCACCCATGCCCATCATCGACAATGTCTTCAGCCTGGCCCCCTACCGTGACTATCTGGATGCACAGGCACCCGAGGCCACAGCTGAGCCTGACCCTGCTCCAGCCCCTAGTGAGAGCCAGGACAGAGACTGCAGGGGGTCCCTGCCTGCCCAGGAAGCCCCCTCGAGGGTGCACTCCTCACTTAAGGAGGAGGTGGCACTGGACTTGAGTGTGAAGAAGGCTGCGGCAGAGGCTCTGCCTATCAAGGTCCCTTGTCCCGCAGGGCATGTCAAGCCCACCGCAGCCGTGGATGTGCCGGGCGTGGGAAACACAGTGTCAGATGTGCCCAATGTGGGGGACACGGTCTCAGATCTGCAGAGCCTGAAAAAGATGGTCACAGAGGTCCCTGAGGTGCCCCAGGTACCAGTGGCCACAGAGGCCACACCAAGGACCAACTTCCACAGCTCCGTGGCCTTCATGTTCCGAAAATTCAAGATCCTCCGTCCAGCACCCTTGCCTGCAGCCATGGTCCCAGCTGTGGTCCCAGCCGTGCCCACCTCAGCCCCTACCCCTGCCCAGCCTGCACCCCCTCACACACCCGTGCCTGCTGGACTGAAGATTCTTAGCCAGCCCTTGCCCATGGCCTGCTTCAACCTGGCACTGCCCAGCCCTCCAGCTGTAGCCGTGGCCTCCCCTGCCTCAGCCCCTGCTCCGGCTCCGTCCCCTGCACCAGCACCGGCTCTGACTCCAGCTTCTGTTCCTGCTCCTGCTCCAGTTACAGGCCCTGATCCCGCTTCTCCGACCACAGCAGACGCCCAGGAGCAACAGTTTGCTGGACTGCATGCGTCCCTGTGTGACGCCATCTCTGGCTCCGTGGCCCACTCCCCACCGGAGAAGCTGCGCGAGTGGCTTGAGACGTCTGGGCCTGCAGGCCAGGCGGCGTGGCAGGACTGCCAGGGTGTGCAGGGGCTGCTGGGCAAGCTGCTGTCCCAGCTGCAGAGCTTCGTGTGCACGCAGCAGTGCCCTTTCCCCCACGTGGTGCGGGCCGGGGCCATCTTTGTGCCCATCCATCTGGTGAAGGAGCGGCTCTTCCCGCGGCTGCCGCCCGCTTCTGTGgaccatgtgctgcaggagcatcGCGTGGAGCTGCGGCCCACCACGCTGTCGGAGGAGCGCGCCCTGCGGGAGCGTGCCCTGCGTGGCTGCACCTCGCGCATGCTGAAGCTGCTGGCACTGCGCCAGCTGCCTGACATCTACCCCGACCTGCTGGGCTTGCAGTGGCGGGACTGTGTACGCCGCCAGCTGGGTGAGCATGGGGCGGCCCCAGTAGCCACCGGAGCTGTGTGA